One genomic window of Lytechinus variegatus isolate NC3 chromosome 1, Lvar_3.0, whole genome shotgun sequence includes the following:
- the LOC121406444 gene encoding neuromedin-B receptor-like, translated as MTATMATSEIEGNLTNDLNAMKFDVNVPISFTIVIVLLMIVVIIGVLGNFMVIVIVFKDSAMRTTPNAMVASLAVADLLVLLMSVPYKIIFLFTQTWPFGHIWCKIVHHLAISCGLVSVYSLVALSADRYHAIVRPTSYIGTRSACKLSCLVGSVWVISIALGIPNFIYARKIPTLHPQISFCFIDMGKYKEAYTITFCILMFVFPLVLISIYYSMVSWRLLRSAWAIPGDANEKRPQLRSRRRLAVVVLAIVVLFAILWFPHICIRLFLQFHPDPHTLQGLADAKLFSEVIKYLNPCINPYILCFISSTYRKHFRRTFCWLCSRKRRFDRARSLTLSSKGSSTRTKFTEFLPM; from the coding sequence ATGACCgcaaccatggcaacaagtGAGATTGAAGGAAATTTAACGAATGATCTTAATGCGATGAAGTTCGACGTTAATGTCCCGATATCGTTTACCATCGTGATCGTTCTCTTAATGATCGTTGTCATCATTGGGGTTCTTGGTAACTTCATGGTTATCGTCATCGTGTTCAAAGATTCTGCAATGCGAACAACTCCCAATGCCATGGTAGCATCCCTAGCAGTTGCAGATCTTCTCGTTCTTCTAATGTCCGTGCCCtacaaaatcatttttctctttACTCAGACTTGGCCTTTTGGACATATCTGGTGTAAGATTGTTCATCACCTAGCCATTTCTTGTGGGTTGGTGTCTGTTTATTCTCTTGTAGCCCTCAGCGCAGACAGATACCATGCTATTGTGCGTCCAACGAGTTACATCGGTACAAGGAGTGCCTGCAAGTTGTCTTGCCTCGTTGGATCTGTATGGGTTATTTCCATTGCTCTGGGAATCCCCAATTTTATCTATGCCCGCAAAATACCTACGCTGCATCCACAAATCAGTTTCTGCTTCATTGATATGGGTAAATACAAGGAAGCCTATACAATCACGTTTTGCATTCTGATGTTTGTATTTCCTCTCGTTCTTATCAGTATCTACTACTCTATGGTTTCATGGCGTCTCCTAAGGAGTGCATGGGCTATTCCAGGAGATGCCAATGAGAAGCGCCCTCAACTGCGCTCCAGAAGGCGCTTAGCCGTGGTTGTCCTCGCTATTGTCGTACTTTTTGCCATACTCTGGTTCCCGCACATCTGCATCCGACTCTTCTTGCAGTTCCATCCTGATCCTCATACTCTTCAAGGATTGGCTGACGCTAAACTCTTTTCTGAAGTTATCAAGTATCTCAACCCTTGTATCAACCCCTACATCCTCTGCTTCATAAGCTCAACCTACCGAAAGCATTTTCGTCGCACCTTTTGTTGGTTGTGTAGTAGGAAAAGGCGTTTTGATCGCGCGCGTTCTCTCACGCTTTCGTCCAAAGGGTCGTCGACTCGCACGAAATTTACGGAGTTTTTGCCTATGTAA